A single Anopheles arabiensis isolate DONGOLA chromosome 2, AaraD3, whole genome shotgun sequence DNA region contains:
- the LOC120895169 gene encoding mucin-19: MFDRSMEGRRSGMKQPEAASAALKSGLLSSPSSSTRNNQSTPSRMSSFGGSATGLSRTLSTPPVAESTHIGGTSFSAAWNGASLGGQSKRRPTSPLMSNSRTLFKSSGNLTGIGRVNSRVITDARSPGLVNRLVRYYDRGQSQAAINRSQSLSSVYNKPGQFPLVQLRKQELRYTNSSTARRNGNFSMVRIAPPERSLFQTNKRSSIFRSGSMFLPTTNESANESSLFAGLGTSRNGPSGSGSGSGSGGSGGGGGGDVADAENRVITPCAELDSTPTRSVLDALKEISRKRINSEELDADRIKKQCQELSELDAAGSGPPSSTAAVAIGTHGLATKRSREQAMESSPASPSELGPPGLGGVGRAPHSGGEQQTQKKRLCVKNNDILSSLSSSLVAMNTPKRNAVPRNDRRLYMNHSISMSSPAIGTIPTSSSTLVGLATPEKFSNMALNSPGPLERSDSPKDTAANGHAQQSVARTSTTLDHHWNQSGRGSASKEPMEQLLPPHRAPPKITLFNRPYESTAMTGVADKSGSPSTRGTQSRHASRLLSSDGEDDEHGEGSGKVQFVKPKEKSPNDVTLSGLGSGGFSSSRDPLKKPAPSKLTVMLKCLSGDLDDYEEEQEEQQSRQPSRATATAPQSRNGFSFGSNAPAKDTVDGPKDLPASGPSKQPAATTLKDSAASTPVSAASSSTPVTNGGLSALINNPIKDTGLGKIAVPTSKETVVAVPAAQTSAANEAKTASAPSEAAKTLTFSFGSNSGTTSVSSPPPVSTTTTTSTGFSLPAKPPATTTTAAGQSSTATPTFSFGTPASPKTTGAAQTTSSPIATSLGTSNLIAFSPAPGTLGSTFGSGSGAAKLPSPVLQFGSPATTSTVTTTATPGSTSTFSFAAGASTIPTAANTPTMPAASISSPTTFGSPGSFGGFQLPPASTQAGSTGATTSTVTTTQSATPAFSFGANAATASSSTTTTTIPVFGSSSSLFTNATSSAPSTAGTNGATMTSGSTFTFGAPKSTPSAPAPSFTFGATAQAPTAQASSAPAAASTNAFSSSVAPSTTTFPTFGSIAGAGGGAAATTGTAAATASANPTNPSQPTFTFGGVKPASATTPNLFGAAAPSSNSTTNASSDAGKTNLFASATTQQANASNIFGAAAAGSQAAPAAPPTGGTSVFGVANGAVPGAASSPFTFGAAKPAAAPAPTSGNANSNNNNNSSGTTGSIFGNAVASITSPAGPAATPGMFTFGSAKAPAPGAQGVQNTATSNQQQPQASNPLGGGGVPTFGATATSNTNASPFAFGANKASAGGGIFGGITATNNNNSTTGNSNTSTPSAVPAFGATMNGANPAPAFGTTGSIFGSANATGASTGSANQSVGSIFGTPQTNGPQNVNNTAASTGQPGGLFTFGASNTANSAPNNATPTFGSNAGSGSTFGGFNATPAAGSMSNGIGGNTTAPANKPFTFGASSAGPMVPQNNAQQQQQQQQQQQAAPSQAGAFNFNLGSNAAPKPFNFTGGLGNANANVASPPMFGSPVATGNVNPAPNNASPFAFGAMVNGANAAPAPNSNATAGPFTFGAPAAQPAPGPASPFNFSAGNVAAVAPQPQQQPGAAFTFGGAQQQQPQQQQQQQQQQQQPFGMGGGAAPFGAPPAFGAPGGIVPGGVMPTFSIGTNSTPNGPPRRIKVATRRVK; encoded by the exons atgttcgatcgatcgatggagGGAAGAAGATCAGGCATGAAGCAGCCGGAGGCGGCGAGCGCTGCGCTGAAATCGGGCTTGCTGTCATCGCCCTCGAGCAGCACCAGGAACAACCAAAGCACGCCGTCAAGGATGAGTTCCTTTGGGGGCAGTGCGACGGGTTTGAGTCGCACGCTCAGCACACCGCCAGTCGCGGAATCGACGCACATCGGCGGCACGAGCTTCAGTGCTGCCTGGAACGGTGCCAGTCTCGGTGGACAGTCTAAGCGGAGGCCCACCTCACCGCTGATGAGCAACAGCCGTACACTGTTCAAAAGCAGCGGTAACCTGACGGGCATTGGGCGTGTAAATTCACG AGTGATAACTGACGCCAGAAGCCCGGGTTTGGTGAATCGATTGGTGCGGTACTACGATCGCGGCCAGTCCCAGGCGGCCATAAACCGCTCCCAATCGCTGTCGAGCGTGTACAACAAACCGGGCCAGTTTCCGCTGGTGCAGCTGCGCAAGCAGGAACTGCGttacaccaacagcagcacggCTCGGCGGAACGGGAACTTCAGCATGGTGCGTATAGCGCCGCCGGAGCGATCGCTCTTTCAGACGAACAAGCGCAGCAGCATTTTTCGCAGCGGTTCAATGTTCCTGCCGACCACGAACGAATCGGCGAACGAGTCGTCTTTGTTTGCGGGGCTGGGCACATCACGCAACGGACCCAGCGGCAGTGGCAGCGGGAGCGGGagtggtggcagtggtggtggtggtggtggtgatgttgcGGACGCCGAAAACCGCGTCATCACACCGTGTGCCGAGCTGGATTCGACGCCGACCCGTAGTGTGCTCGACGCGCTGAAGGAAATTTCCCGAAAGCGTATCAACAGCGAGGAGCTGGACGCGGATCGCATCAAGAAACAGTGCCAGGAGCTGTCGGAGCTTGATGCGGCCGGCAGCGGCCCGCCGTCATCAACGGCGGCCGTTGCCATCGGAACACACGGCCTGGCGACAAAGCGAAGCCGCGAACAGGCAATGGAGAGCAGCCCCGCCTCGCCGTCAGAGCTGGGACCGCCGGGGCTGGGCGGAGTGGGCCGTGCGCCCCATTCCGGCGGCGAGCAGCAGACGCAAAAGAAACGGCTTTGCGTGAAGAACAACGACATTCTCAGCTCGCTCAGCTCCAGCCTGGTCGCAATGAACACACCGAAGCGAAATGCAGTACCCCGCAACGATCGTCGCCTGTACATGAACCACTCGATCAGCATGTCCAGTCCGGCGATCGGCACCATACCGACCTCATCCTCAACCCTGGTCGGACTGGCCACGCCAGAAAAGTTCTCCAACATGGCACTGAATTCGCCCGGACCGCTCGAGCGAAGCGACAGTCCGAAAGATACAGCAGCCAATGGTCACGCCCAGCAGTCGGTGGCACGCACCAGCACGACACTGGACCACCACTGGAACCAATCGGGCAGGGGTAGCGCTAGCAAGGAGCCAATGGAGCAGCTTCTTCCACCGCACCGTGCCCCACCAAAGATAACGCTCTTCAACCGTCCGTACGAATCGACGGCGATGACGGGAGTGGCAGATAAATCCGGCTCACCATCAACCAGGGGCACCCAGTCAAGGCACGCCAGCCGGCTGCTGTCGAGCGATGGCGAAGATGACGAGCACGGCGAGGGCAGTGGGAAGGTTCAGTTCGTAAAGCCGAAGGAGAAATCGcccaacgatgttaccctgtCCGGGTTAGGCTCGGGCGGATTTAGTTCGTCGCGCGATCCGCTGAAGAAACCAGCCCCATCCAAGCTGACGGTAATGCTGAAGTGCTTGAGCGGAGATCTGGACGACTACGAGGAAGAGCAGGAGGAGCAACAATCACGTCAACCTTCGCGAGCGACTGCGACTGCGCCACAGTCGAGAAATGGATTTAGCTTCGGTTCCAACGCACCCGCAAAAGATACCGTTGACGGACCGAAGGACCTTCCAGCGAGTGGCCCTTCGAAGCAACCGGCGGCCACTACGTTGAAGGATTCAGCGGCATCCACGCCCGTGAGTGCTGCCTCCTCTTCCACGCCCGTCACGAACGGCGGACTGTCGGCGTTGATTAACAACCCCATCAAAGATACCGGGCTGGGCAAGATCGCTGTACCAACATCAAAGGAGACTGTTGTTGCCGTTCCCGCTGCACAAACGTCCGCAGCGAATGAAGCGAAGACGGCGAGCGCTCCATCCGAGGCGGCGAAAACGCTTACGTTCTCGTTCGGATCCAACAGTGGCACAACTTCTGTCAGCAGCCCTCCGCCGGTATCgactacaacaacaacgagcACCGGATTTTCCTTGCCGGCCAAACCGccggcaacaacaacgaccGCGGCAGGACAGAGCAGCACAGCGACGCCAACCTTTTCGTTCGGAACACCGGCCTCCCCGAAGACCACAGGCGCAGCGCAAACAACTAGCAGCCCGATTGCCACTAGCCTGGGAACGTCGAATTTGATCGCTTTCTCGCCGGCACCGGGCACGCTGGGGTCCACATTCGGTAGCGGTAGCGGCGCTGCCAAGCTTCCCTCACCAGTACTGCAGTTCGGAAGTCCGGCAACAACGTCCACGGTCACCACCACAGCAACACCCGGCAGCACATCGACGTTTTCGTTTGCGGCTGGAGCTTCCACAATTCCGACCGCCGCTAATACTCCAACGATGCCAGCAGCCAGCATCAGCTCGCCTACCACCTTCGGTAGCCCTGGTTCGTTTGGAGGATTCCAACTTCCCCCCGCATCAACGCAGGCTGGCAGCACTGGCGCCACAACCAGCACGGTGACCACGACGCAATCGGCCACGCCTGCCTTCAGCTTCGGTGCCAACGCAGCCACcgctagcagcagcaccaccaccacgacaaTCCCAGTGTTTGGTTCCAGCTCGTCACTATTCACTAACGCGACCTCCAGTGCGCCGAGCACTGCTGGAACCAATGGAGCTACGATGACTAGCGGCAGTACATTTACCTTTGGCGCACCGAAATCGACACCATCGGCGCCGGCCCCTTCGTTTACGTTCGGTGCGACAGCACAGGCCCCAACAGCACAGGCAAGCTCAGCGCCGGCAGCCGCCAGTACGAATGCTTTCTCCTCTTCCGTTGCACCTAGCACGACGACATTCCCAACGTTTGGTTCGATTGCCGGGGCAGGCGGCGGAGCGGCAGCAACGACAGGGACGGCAGCTGCCACAGCCAGCGCCAACCCTACCAACCCGTCCCAACCGACGTTCACATTCGGCGGGGTAAAGCCAGCATCCGCGACCACACCGAACCTGTTCGGTGCAGCCGCGCCTTCGTCCAACTCCACCACCAACGCATCGTCCGACGCAGGCAAAACTAATCTCTTTGCTTCCGCAACAACCCAACAAGCGAATGCGTCTAACATATTCGGTGCGGCCGCTGCCGGGAGTCAAGCCGCGCCAGCAGCACCCCCGACTGGTGGAACGTCGGTGTTTGGTGTTGCCAACGGAGCTGTACCGGGTGCGGCTTCATCTCCGTTTACCTTTGGTGCAGCCaagccagcagcagccccgGCCCCGACTAGTGGCAATGctaatagcaacaacaacaacaacagcagcggtACAACAGGTTCCATCTTTGGCAATGCGGTTGCATCCATCACATCCCCAGCAGGCCCAGCTGCAACGCCCGGCATGTTCACGTTCGGTTCCGCCAAAGCTCCCGCTCCAGGCGCCCAGGGTGTACAAAATACGGCCACCTCAAACCAGCAGCAACCTCAGGCTTCGAATCcgctcggtggtggtggcgttcCCACGTTCGGTGCGACCGCCACCAGCAATACAAACGCGAGTCCCTTTGCGTTCGGTGCAAACAAGGCGTCCGCAGGGGGTGGAATTTTCGGTGGCATTacggcaacaaacaacaacaacagcaccactGGAAATTCCAACACATCCACCCCGTCGGCGGTGCCCGCGTTTGGTGCCACCATGAACGGTGCCAATCCGGCGCCGGCTTTCGGCACCACCGGATCCATCTTTGGCAGCGCAAATGCGACGGGAGCTTCTACGGGCTCAGCGAACCAATCGGTGGGCTCCATCTTTGGCACGCCACAAACGAACGGACCGCAGAATGTGAACAACACAGCAGCGTCCACCGGTCAACCGggtggattgtttacgttcgGAGCAAGCAATACTGCTAACAGTGCTCCAAACAATGCCACCCCCACGTTCGGAAGCAATGCTGGCAGCGGCAGTACCTTCGGTGGCTTCAACGCTACACCCGCTGCAGGAAGCATGTCTAATGGCATTGGCGGCAACACGACGGCACCCGCCAACAAACCGTTCACGTTCGGTGCGAGCAGTGCCGGCCCGATGGTGCCACAGAACAAcgcccagcagcaacagcagcagcagcagcagcaacaggcagCTCCTTCCCAAGCTGGCGCTTTCAATTTCAACCTCGGATCGAACGCCGCACCAAAGCCGTTCAATTTCACTGGCGGGCTTGGCAATGCGAACGCGAATGTGGCCTCGCCGCCCATGTTTGGTTCACCGGTCGCAACGGGTAACGTCAATCCGGCACCTAACAACGCGTCTCCGTTCGCGTTCGGCGCGATGGTCAATGGAGCAAACGCAGCCCCTGCCCCGAACAGCAACGCGACCGCCGGTCCGTTCACGTTCGGTGCCCCGGCCGCCCAGCCTGCTCCGGGTCCTGCGTCGCCGTTTAACTTCTCCGCTGGAAACGTCGCGGCAGTCGCACCacaaccgcagcagcaaccgggGGCAGCATTTACCTTCGGCGgagcgcaacagcagcagccccagcagcagcagcagcagcagcaacagcagcagcagccgttcGGCATGGGCGGTGGCGCTGCACCATTCGGTGCACCACCCGCGTTCGGTGCTCCGGGCGGCATCGTGCCCGGTGGCGTCATGCCAACGTTCAGCATCGGCACCAACTCAACCCCGAACGGACCGCCGCGGCGGATAAAGGTGGCCACGAGGCGTGTCAAGTGA
- the LOC120895172 gene encoding 3-ketodihydrosphingosine reductase encodes MEHSTEIILTIAGIVLVHGLIFYFLTRKSRLIKGKHVVVTGGSSGIGLWAAIECVRLGAHVTIIARNVPLLEKAKEELEKRRVRDTQMIQFRSLDLAKSYGAVTSTLDELERTVGAIYMLINCAGMAICGTVEDTSVEDARKLMDVNYFATYYPTRHVLPKMKEAGDGIIVITASQAALMGIYGYGAYAASKFALRGLAETIAMEARHRGVSVTLALPADTDTPGFENENRTKPEETKIISGSGGLAKPEDVGKRLVQDALKGSFFSIMGLESWVLSILCVGMAPWRGPLLCFVQFYLLGPLRLIGLALQWNFQRIIKNCAKQRQRT; translated from the exons ATGGAGCACTCTACCGAAATCATTCTCACCATTGCCGGCATTGTGCTGGTGCACGGATTGATATTCTACTTTCTCACGCGCAAATCGCGCCTTATCAAGGGCAAGCATGTGGTCGTTACGGGTGGTTCCAGCGGAATCGGTCTGTGGGCCGCCATAGAGTGCGTCCGGTTAGGGGCGCACGTTACCATCATTGCACGCAATGTGCCTTTACTGG AAAAAGCCAAAGAAGAGCTGGAAAAGCGACGCGTCCGTGACACGCAGATGATACAGTTCCGTTCGTTGGATCTTGCCAAGAGCTACGGCGCGGTAACGAGCACGCTGGACGAGCTGGAACGTACGGTCGGTGCGATTTACATGCTGATCAACTGTGCCGGGATGGCGATTTGTGGCACGGTGGAGGACACATCGGTCGAGGACGCCCGCAAGCTGATGGACGTGAACTATTTCGCCACCTACTACCCCACCCGGCACGTGTTGCCAAAGATGAAGGAAGCGGGCGACGGCATTATCGTGATTACCGCGTCGCAGGCCGCGCTGATGGGCATCTACGGGTACGGGGCCTACGCCGCCTCCAAGTTCGCTCTGCGCGGGCTGGCGGAAACGATTGCGATGGAAGCGCGGCATCGGGGCGTTAGTGTGACGCTCGCCCTTCCGGCCGATACCGACACGCCCGGATTTGAGAACGAAAATCGCACCAAGCCGGAGGAAACGAAAATTATATCCGGCTCGGGCGGGCTCGCTAAACCGGAGGACGTCGGCAAGCGGCTCGTGCAGGACGCGCTGAAGGGTTCGTTCTTTTCCATTATGGGGCTGGAAAGCTGGGTGTTGAGCATCCTTTGCGTCGGTATGGCACCGTGGCGCGGTCCGCTGCTGTGcttcgtacagttttacctgCTCGGACCGCTGCGGTTGATCGGGCTGGCGCTGCAGTGGAACTTTCAGCGCATTATAAAGAACTGTGCTAAGCAGCGGCAACGCACGTAG